The following proteins come from a genomic window of Streptococcus pneumoniae:
- a CDS encoding site-specific integrase codes for MEFVSPIKDNDNIQAMKDYLREWNEMYYMLFITGLNTGLRVGDILTLKVKDVQGWHIKLRERKTGKQITRRMTKELKKEMRRYVEGKPFHHFLFKSRQGQNKAITRERAYQIIHEAAEELGIDNVGTHTMRKTFGYKYYNKTKDVGTLQKMFNHSSPAITLRYIGIEQAELDDALRNFVI; via the coding sequence ATGGAATTTGTATCACCGATAAAAGACAATGATAATATTCAAGCTATGAAAGATTATCTCAGAGAATGGAATGAGATGTATTATATGCTATTCATCACAGGCCTGAATACTGGCTTACGAGTCGGAGATATACTTACCTTGAAAGTTAAAGATGTTCAAGGTTGGCACATCAAACTGAGAGAACGGAAGACTGGCAAGCAGATAACAAGACGGATGACAAAAGAACTCAAGAAAGAAATGAGGAGATATGTTGAAGGCAAACCATTTCATCATTTCTTATTCAAGAGTAGGCAAGGTCAGAATAAAGCGATCACTCGTGAGCGAGCCTATCAAATCATACATGAAGCAGCTGAAGAACTTGGCATTGATAATGTTGGCACACATACAATGCGCAAGACATTCGGCTATAAATATTACAACAAGACAAAGGACGTAGGAACATTACAGAAAATGTTCAATCACTCATCACCTGCAATCACCCTGAGATACATAGGGATAGAGCAAGCAGAGCTTGATGACGCACTACGGAACTTTGTCATTTAA
- a CDS encoding transcriptional activator, which translates to MKKLSDEELKTLDRELFKFQNIQRTIDLRRLELETRNPDAQSGPTVGISKPTETIAIRIADDPTLKFLEGFKGIINKLLSNLVEEDKEIFNLRWRYPQLRWEEIAEQKFMSKATIYRRRRIILEQYAIMKGEL; encoded by the coding sequence ACGAAGAACTCAAAACGTTAGACAGAGAACTTTTCAAATTTCAAAACATTCAACGCACAATAGACTTAAGAAGGCTAGAATTAGAAACCAGAAACCCAGATGCTCAAAGTGGGCCAACTGTAGGAATAAGCAAACCTACCGAAACTATCGCAATCAGAATCGCAGATGATCCGACTTTAAAATTTCTTGAAGGATTTAAAGGGATTATTAACAAACTCTTAAGCAATCTAGTCGAGGAGGACAAAGAAATTTTCAATCTACGCTGGAGATACCCTCAACTGAGATGGGAAGAAATAGCAGAACAGAAATTCATGAGCAAAGCTACAATCTATCGACGTAGAAGGATTATCTTAGAACAGTACGCTATAATGAAAGGTGAGTTGTAA